The genomic stretch TAATGTAGGAATATTTTATCCCTACCCAGACTATTTTACCAACCTGTCTGAGGATATGCTGTGGGACATGATCAACGTAAATATTGCTTCTGCTAACATGATGATGCATATTGTGCTGCCGGGCATGgtagagaagaagaaaggggcGATTGTGAATGTTTCTTCTGCATCCTGTTGTCAGCCAACACCAATGTTGACAACCTATGGAGCCTCTAAAGTAAGTTGGGCTGTAATGTTTAATGGTATGCACTGAAAATTAGATGCGTTATAGGTTGGTTGTAAGCACATTCAGCAAGGATATCAGAATACACTTAAAAGTTTTCTAGGGATTTGTTCAAATATTAGAGGTAAATGTTACATGTAACATGCAGTAAGCTCTTTATCCTCACCAATACTGGGCTTTGAACCAAAGTCAGTGCTATTTGGATTACATGTGAACTGTGGCATAAGAGTAGTTCTAGGAAAAATGTTACCTTCCTCACAGGAATGATGTGCAAAGCAAAGTGGCAGTTCTGTGACCCACTGAAAGGGTCAAGAATTTAGTCTCTCTCTTCTTCAGCTGAACTGTACAGACATACCTCAAACTACTTACACACTAGTATTTGGTAGCAAGAGGGGCTATACTCGTGCTCAAGCCACCACTGTGACAAGGGAAGTGGCCAAATCAAGCCACTGCTTCGCCTAACACCAAGGGGCAGAAGGCTTCCTACACCACTGTCTGTACCATATCTGGGGAGAAGTGAAAAGAACTTTCCCCCCCCGTAATTATTCTTCCTGAGGAGATGCAGTCAGTAATGAATGGGATGAGGCAGCTGGGTGATGCTGGAAATATGAATGCGTGTGGGGATGCAGATTTGCACTGGATGACTTGCTGCTGAATCTACAAAAGCAACTGAGATTGTAGAAGAATCTCACCTAGATCCAGTGTCTAAACACAAAGTGGTTATTGCTCCCAGCTGTTGGTGGCTGCCCTCTGGTGTAGCCTAACCCCTGTGCAGCCTTGCTCCTGGGATAGCCCTTGCGAGTACTTCCTTTTGCCTGGAGCAAAACCAGCTCTTACTACCCCGAGGTACAAAACTCCTTGCAGATTTTCTTCAGTGTGGAAACTGGCTTAAGATTCCTGTTTCTGTTGCAGAGTATTTCCCCCCTTGGTTATGCTAAGTGTATGTAGAACTGCACTCTGAACTAAAACGATTAAAAGGCctgaatgaaaaagaacagaacaaaagcaagtgTACCGAAGTTTCTTCCTTTCGCTGCCATCATTAATCCAAATCCTAGATCAGCAATCCAGTTCAAAGGCTGGCCTGTGTACAGTTAACATTGGCACAGAAGTGGGAACAAGCTGCTCTAGCACCCTAAGCCCTTTGTGCATTAAAAGTGTATGGTGTTTGAAGTGGTTGGTTTGCTCGTTTCCCTAAAGCAGGTGTAAGAGCATTTGTAGAAGATGCTCTCCCAACAGTTTGCTGGGAATGGCACTTTTGCAAGGTGGTTTGGGAGTAGAAACCGTTCACTCACAAGCTGAGTCTAAAATGCTCTTTCTTGGGGGTAACTGGCTGCATGGCACAGCAGTGCACAGTAGCTTCAGCATGGTTTCAGTGGCTGTGCCTTGATTAAGAGTGACCCATGCTCATTTTCCTGTCTGTTTGATTCCAGCAATCCCAGTTACCAGGCTTGTGCTTTTTTATGTTACTCTGTAAAAGTAAAGTAAACTAAAAGAGGCAATACAGATACTCATAAACAAATGCATGTTTAATTTTCCACAAGGAAGTTGCAGAAAGTAATTAAGAGCATCTGGGGAAGATCAGTTGAGTATGAAATTCACctataaatgtattaaaaaatgggACTTCATTTTGTCCTTTTGACAGTAGTATGTATAGTTAGCTTTGGAGCGTCCCCTGCAATGCCCCCTCACTAAACAAGGTTTGTTTTagatgaaataaatgtttctgtagtGTTTTTAAGTAGAAATTGTCAGATTATTTGTTAATGTCACATTAGAGAGTTAAGCAGTTGCTTTGCCCTGCAAGTTACTATACTGTTGCAGGTTTTTAGCAAACAAATAACAACAAATAGAAATGTTGGTAATGCTTtagaaaagtgtatttttatactATTTAttcaagcttttatttttttagctgaTGTATAGAATACGCTACAACTTTTTGGTGATTTTAATAAAACTCTGCCCTAAGActtgattgtttttaaaaaaaaaagaaaaaagatgtgtGTCTGTTTTTGTCTTTCTAGACCTACTTGGACTATTTCAGTAGAGCACTACATTATGAGTATGCCTCAAAAGGAATTTTTGTTCAGAGTTTAACCCCATTTGTAATTGCTACAAAAATGGTAGCATGCAGCAGTACTGCATCAGagagatctttcttttttccttctgctgaagAATATGCAAGTCATGCTATTTCTACTCTTGGGTTATCCACAAGGACTACTGGTTACTGGAAGCATGCAATAAAGGTAATAGAATTCATTAAACTATTTTATGTTTGTCAATAGAAGTAAATAAGCTGTTTACTTTCTTAGGACTCTGGAGGAAAACTATGCTCATATTCTGAAAAAGTGCAATATATATTGTAGGACTTAAGGCATTGTGCCATATTTTCTTACTAATTCTGCTTTAGAAAATTATGCTCGGGCATGCTTATTTTTAGAATGAGAGAGTGAATCCAATTCCCATTTGAAATGTGCAGAAAAAATGGGAGAGAGACAACTTTTTATTCAAAAGCACACAGTATCTAATTTCACTTGGGGTGTTGCTGACTAGGCAAGCATTTCACTGTCTTCTATGAACAGAAGtagtttttttcagtcttaattTATTGagtgtatttctgttttggggaagagtgggCAGGGAGGACGGAATaatagcagggaaaaaaaaaaaagcccacatttTTATCCCAAGCTCCCTGGAAGCAGGTCCTCCATATGTTAGGTTTTCATATTTGGGGGCAGACTGTGGGCTCCAAAGTAATGTTATGAATGTTGGTCACATCTCATGTGTCCtgcctagtggctttctatagCATTAGGTCAAGTAGAAGGAATTGAAGAAGTGGGGATTAGtccaaaaggaataaaagagaCGAGAAGGGTTCTGGCAAGATGTGGCAATTAAAGGAAGTGGACAGTATTGCTGTTGCGAACCTGAACAAACCACTTCAGGATTTATTTGCAAAACCTAACTGTTCAGCTGTGGGCACTACTTCCAAAATGGCTAAATATATTTGCTTCCAGGGGGTTGAATTTAACGCTTAGTTGCTGATGTTCAAGCAGGCTTTGCCTTGCTTTAGTGGTAATTTGAGAAGCTGTTTGTTTACTTTAATGGAATATATTAATCtgccccttcctttcttctttttctcttcttttgtcaCCCTGTGCCTCTCCACAGTTCACACTGGGTGAGCGCCTACCTGAATGGATCTGGGCATGGTTTGCAATGTATTTTTCCAGAATTGTACGCAAGGAAGCTTTAACCTGCAAAGTGAAATAGGAGTATCCAGACGTCCTGCATAATGAGTACTATATTCTGATCAGAGTGCTGCAAAAATGTTTAGTGAACCTTGGTGGACTTACTGTAACTTATCCATACCTTGCTAAACAAGCTATGTATAACCTAGACATCAGAAGTCTGGATCCTCTTTGTATCCTTGTCTTAAATAGCTTCTCCACTGCTTTCCTCCATGACAAAGAGCTGTTCTTGTTCACATTAATCTCTCTTCAGTTTCTCTTCAAGGTAATTGGGCATGAGTaggtatatttttaattctgacaGTAAATGAGCGTCTCCTGCATAGTGCTACATGATGTCAACTTTACAAGTTGACAGAACTTGAGAATTCTCCAAATCTGTCAGAAATAGGCCCCCAAAAATCATGCTGGTCAAAAAGACAATCCCAGTCAACTGTACTAAGTTTCTTTAATATGTAGTTTTACGTAACTTTTCTAACAGCAgatgtttgtgtgttttaagtGCAAGTGTTGTTGCTTTTGAATGACATTATTTAAGGAGCTTCTCAAAATTAATGTGTATGGCAAGGTACTATTGACTTAGAGGTTGTTTAAATGACTGTAAAGGAATTTGGAGATAAGCTTGTATGCTTTCGTATTCCAAGTGTGGATGATCTTGACAATACTTTATTGCTTCAGCAATCTGAAATATGGCTGGAGAACTGAATAAAGGATGTAAAAACACActagctaaagaaaaataatgaagaaataatgttttgatttaaaaatcctacgataataaaaaaccccaacttatTGAAGTCTTGATGCTGTATGATTTTGATGCTTTTGtttatacaaataaatatgtttatgCATATGTACTTACTGGAAGTCATCTGGTATCATACATTGCTTATATGTGTTGCAGGCTCTACATCTCAGAGTCAGGAAAGCTGTCCTTTCTGTGCATGCATAATTGCTACCTGAAAGAAGGACATGACTTAGGAAGAATGTTCTCaatctttttgcattttatatgaTTATCACAGGCTTGTTAGTACTGCTTCTGTAATGTTATACTGAAATATCAAACCCAAATACCTATGCAGGATCTTACACACAGCAGAAGGAGCATCCTCCCCTCATTTGTGCTAGTATTTGTTGCTTGAATGTTCCGGTGCTGTATTTCCTGATGATGACAGTCATCAGTATACTACACTAGCTTGCTCCTTGAAATCCCTACTGGAGGACGTACAACAGTTGCATTGTGTTGCTGAATAATGCAATAGTAATTATGGAAGTGGGTTATCTCTTGCTCCTCCACAGTGGCTCTGGACTGGTGATTTTAGAACCTGGACTTCTAATAGCTATGTCCCCTATGAAGCTTTTATGAGTAGGTTTTGTAGAGAATGCCAGGGGCAGAGAACCATTAAGTGGTTTTGTCTGCCACTGACCTGTTAGCTGACCCCAACCTCGGCTGGCCCTGAAAACTGTTTGCTTCAATTGTGCAGTACAGAAGTGTGTATTAAATGTTGCTAATAATGACTTATGCTTGTTTGCAAATGGGatttaaacaaatacagttatttttagCAAGGGCTTAAATGAAGCTTGAGAAATGTGAAGCTGTAGAACATTTCTACCCCCATTTCTTCTTCACGCTCATCCGGTGCTGCCTGCCCGTCTCTGTCGGTAAAATCCACGTCTCAAGTTTGCCTTGCAGGAGTTACATCCCACTCGGCCACATCTGAATAATCAGCCTCCAACAGCTGAGAACCCTCACACAACCTTCTTCAGAAGGCGGCTGCTGCGCGGCCTCCTTACCGGCTCCCCCACGCTACCGCCGGGCTCgggctcccgctcccgccgccaCCACCCCCTGCGCATGCGCACTGCGGGGCAGCCCCTCCGCGCCGTGCGCATGCGCACTGCGGGGCAGCCCCTCCGCGCCGTGCGCATGCGCACTGCGGGGCAGCCCCTCCGCGCCGTGCGCATGCGCACTGCGGGGCAGCCCCTCCGCGCCGTGCGCATGCGCGCGCCCCGCAGGCAGCTATGGGGCTCTCGCGAGAGCGCTGTGGTAAACAGTGCACAAAATGGCGGCGGCAGGCCCGGCGGCGGCGTCGGCACGGTGAGTGCGGCGGGAGGGAGTGCGGGGGAGGAGAGCGGGACGGTGGCGCTGCTGCTTCCGCCGCGCCGCTTCTGTGCGCGGGCTGGGGGGTGCGCTGTGTCGTCAAGCTCTGGgaggcgcggagcggggcgggcagcaCCCGGGCCTGAAGCACCCGGTCGCCGTTCCCGGTGCTCGCTCCTGGTGCTCGCTCCCCCTCGTCTCTGGGGCTGCCTTgtccgccgccgcgccccgggcaGCTGCAGCGTGAAGTCATCCCCAATCTGCGGCCGGCGGTCGCTCCCCCTCAGCTTCTCCCGGCCGGGGGTCGGGTTGGGAgcgccggcgctgccccgcacGGCGCCGGCTGCTCTCGCTGGGGCTTTAATCTTGCCGGGGCGGCACTAATGACCTGCGTTAACGGGCCCAGAGTAGAGGAGTTTACTCGTTCGATGGCTGTGGCGCGGTGGGCGGGAGCAGCAGCCAGCGGCCCCTTCCCGTGGCACGGGCAGAGCTCCCTGAACGGGATGGCTCCTCCGCTGCCCGGTGGCCCGAAGCTGCGGAGGGAGGGTGCCCGCAGCCTCCGCACCTCTCTGAGCCTCTCTCAGCCGGTAATCTCTGCGGAGTTCCCATCGCTCGGTCTGGGCTACCCTCACATAAGAAAACCCCGGGAGTAACTCCAAGCATAGCTCTTCTAGGGCATGGGCAGGTTGGCAAGTTTATGTTCCTGTCTGGCTCCACCCAGTAAGGGTGTTAAACAGCATAAAGTTGTGAGCATGCTGTTCCTTTGCTCTTAGTTTCCATCGTATTTCAGCATCATGCTTACATACAATCTGTTATCAGCCATAAGAATGTTTGTTTAGCTCATTTGTGTAGTTGATCTTTTATTGCTATAGGGGTTATAAGCCAACAAAGTGATAAGGTAGGCAGAGCTCAGCCAAGATCAGCAGTCAATGTAGTGTAACTGTATCTAGTTTAgggataaagaagaaaatttgtaaTCACAAGCAGTTCACAGTCTGTCATGGTGTTGTCAGTCGGCTAGAAATAGAGGAGAATTCTATCCTTGTTATAGGGAAAACCTGAGAACGCtaaataaagttaaataaaaatgaagtaacaGCTGTCACTTGCAGACTTGATTCATTCTGTTGTTGTGCTGTGAGGTCAGCCCATCATTTTCCTAAACAGTGTGAATCCCCTAATAAGGCTCCTACTTTTCAATCCTGGTCACTGCAGCAATGTGTagttctgctctgcttctctgcatgTTGTGATAGACCAGATGACAATGTTTCTTTTCACTCATCTCTTAATGACTTTTTATCTATCAATTACTGGTTAAGtgtttggaatttaaaaaaatgctagcATTGCAATTTTTCTCAAATGCTTCCTTGTACCTTGGAATGTAAAGGGAAGAAGCTTGCCCTCCACATGAAAACCACTTTCAATGCTTTCCTTAACTTCACATGATTACATCTGTAACCCTAGCCCTTATTTTCTCAGGTGCGCATGTTGTAGTAACTCACATTCCACCTCAGGAAaatttgaaagacttttttcaCGCTGATTTTCTCTTACAAACACAGGGACTGAAAGTTTGCTTCCTGTAGTATCTTTTGTCCTTACCAGCCCTTAGCATAGAGTTTGAATTTGAGTCTCTGTGTGTAAAATGAGGTACCATAGCAGAATTTCTATTTGCCACATTTCTGACTGGAAAAAAGGCACCATGCTTTTTTAAGTGTCTGTGGATACTTTTTATCAcgttaatattttattttgcactttgctttttccttgccATGGGCCTGGCATGTTGATTTGTTCTCTTCACTCCACTTACACAAAGGGTGGTAGAGCTTGGTTGTCACTGTTGCCTGTTCTATTGCCAGGTTAATGTCTGAGTGTGTTCCACGTGTGTTCTGGGTGAGCAATGAAGACTTGAACGTTTGTGAAAAATTACTAAATGAAACACAGGAGCAACTTTTTCCATATTATTTCCAATACTAACTGCCAAAGGTGTCtatgttttgtggtttttcagGCTATACATTTGCACAAATGTGAGTctaattattttctatattgCCCTGCCTTACAGGTTGGCTTGCAGTCAGCTTTGCTAATTCTTCTAGGGAGTTAACTTTGCCATCAGAAATGGAGTACAGGACTCAGCTACCACATCCTGAGTGACCAAATCCTTTAATACAAAATGGAGAAGAAGCGTAGAAAGAAATGAACCTGTTTATAAGGCTTTACCTCAAAAGACCATGAAATCTCTACTTATTTTGgacacagctttaaaaatatccagTTGATCAGCACAGTGGAAGCAATgtttactgaaacaaaaatgaactagattataaagaagaaaattgtgaTTTGAATATATGGAATTTTTGGAATGAAACCATTTTCTTCTATGACCATGAAGTTTGCAAACGTCTGGTTTGTTCTGGTTGTTATATTACTCTGTGGCAAAAAACACTTCGGTACCAGACTAGGGAATTCCTCTCATGAGGCTCACATATGTCCTGGATGTTCTCGCCTTACTTTGAAAGTGGAATTCACTTCAACAGTCGTGGAGCATGGTAATAGAGAGttaagcagtaaaaaaaaatatccctgtgAAGTTCAAGTGTATGTTACTTATTTGTGGTGTTTGTGCAATTGTAACATTCAGAGAGTTTCTGCAGAAGCATATTGTCTGCTAAATTCTCTATActcaaaaagagaaagagattttttcaaaggtttttgGTTTAAGTGGAGACAAGACTCAAAGaatgagagaaggaagagaggggGAAATAAAGAGGATGTTAAAAGTGAAAATAGAGTGTGAAGGCTCAAGTGGGCAAGCCTGGTCACTTTGGTGTGTTTAGTAGCTGCTTGTTTTGACCCAGCCAGTGGTATGGTTGAGGCTCTTTTACGAAGTGCAGCCACAAGTTGGCCTTGAAGGGATTAGAAAGGCAAGAAACTTCTGTGGGTATGTTCAAGAAAAAATTTGGAAGCAATAGTACATGCATGGAAAAATTGCAAAGATAACTGTGAAGGGAGCAGATGAAAGACAAAGCGAGGCAGATGTCACTGATGAGCTGGCACAGGATAGCAGTAGGATGTGTTGGCCCTGTGTCCACTTAGTGCCTCAGGTACCTATAATGTTTCCACAGTGAGGCTGTATGTGTGCCTGGGTGCTTACAGGCAGGACGTCCATAGTGACATTTCTGTGCGTAGTTAGCCAAAGACTTACTGTAGCGAATGTGGTGGTGTGCGCTGGGACTGAGGTCCACTCACAAATCACTAATCCAGATCAAGGACTGGATGTTGGCACTGGCtttgtgctctgtgtgtgtggtaGTTGGTATCAGTAATTTGCAGTAAAACTCAATACCATATAAAGGCTAGATGTCTTTAAATCATACACGTCAAGAAGCATATTGAATTGGCATATCAAGCAGTTTGTACTGCTGGATGTAACAGTAAGCCTGTTacctctcccctgctctgcccccatcttttcagctttccatgatATTTACAATTATACCTTCCTTTCAAAGGTTTTTATCATATTTTGCAGAtttcctgatgaaaaaaaaaaaaaaaagccttatgtCGTGCAGAAATAAATTGCAGGTTtctaaaagcaacaaaaaagtgCCTCAAATTGTGATTATTTGTTctggataaaggaaaaaagaaatatttggacCTTTGCAACGTGAATGTGTGAGTAAGCTGCTTAGACATCGGTTCTGATAAGTTGTGCTCTTGTTCCAGAGTATATTGTGGCTTTTAATGGATACTTCACAGCTAAAGCTAGAAGTAAATTTATTTCAAGTGCACTAAAAAGTAGTGATATTGAGAACTGGAGGATTGTACCTCGCAACAACCCAGCCAGTGACTATCCTAGTGATTTTGAAGTTATTCAGATcaatgagaaacagaaagctgGAGTACTGACACTGGAAGATCATCCAAACATCAAGCGTGTAACACCTCAGCGGAAGGTCTTCCGATCGCTCAAATATTTGGAGTGTAAGTAATTTTCTGTGTGGTTGCATGAGACCTGCTTTGGAAAAGTCTTCTCAGCCTTGTTTCAGACCATCAGCTTAGCATTACACAAATGAGAAGTGCTCTACagtgtttatttaatttacagaaaTCTATTGTTTTGCCTATAAAATTATCAGGGTCTTGTCATACCTTTGTTAAAGACATGACAACGATTCCAGCTACAATGTAGAAACATTTATTTCGCAGCAGTCAGTTACCAGAGACTATGGACGACTATATTGCTAGTTGATAAAATGGAAGCTTTTACTGATTTTGATCAGAGAAGATGGATACTCACTTGTCTAAAATTTTTGTGGTAACAATATGATGTGCATTATTTGCATAAAAAGCTAAACTTTTGTGGTTTTCCtcatactgtattttcttctcttcatcctCATTCTGCATAGCTGATCCAACGTTGCACTGCAATGAAACCAGGTGGACTCAAAAATGGCAGTCGTCTCGTCCCTTGAGAAGAGCAAGTCTTTCTTTAGGTTCTGGTTTCTGGCATGCAACAGGTCGACACTCAAGCAGGCGTTTGCTGAGAGCTATCCCACGCCAAGTTGCTCAGACCTTGCAGGCAGACGTCCTCTGGCAGATGGGTTACACAGGTATGCTTTTGTCTGTTGGCTTAGAAcaattactttctttaaaaaacacaagtgAAGTGTAAGGACAGGCTAATTGGCTCCTATGTGTTAATCTCTCATTGGGTGCCAGTTCCAGAAAGATTgagaaatactttgttttgaGATGCATTGTATACTTACGGAGTGCtcttctgtgtatgtgtgtactGTACTTAAGAGAAATTGGTCATATTTATGATCTGTGGTTGAATTTCTGAATTGgaatatgttttctttaaatctaTAACTTAATTGAGCTTGTAAATTGTATGCTACATTAAACATAAAAGTTTTCTTTGATGTGATAGATTTGCTATGAAGCTGAATCAGAAAAAGCGATGCTTTTCTATTATAGGTGCTGGTGTAAGAGTAGCAGTGTTTGACACTGGTCTGAGCGAGAAACATCCACATTTCAAAAATGTAAAGGAGAGAACAAACTGGACTAATGAGAGAACCTTGGATGATGGTGAGTTACTGCGCACAATTGACCAACTATTCCTGACACTGGTGTGTTCTGTTTTCCATTGTACAACTGCTGTTGTTATTAACATCTGTTGAAACTGTATATCTTGCAATTTTAAGCTTAATTTTGCAGTGTCCCGAGCACTTTGTACTCATACCAAATTCAACAAAAAGTATTAAGGTTCCAGAAGGGTGTTGCATAAATCTCCTTTGAATCATATGTGGCGTTTCATCATAGTTCTTGAAAAATGTCAGGGCAAGAAGACATTATGCAGACATAAGTATATTGTCAAAGTAGGTGGAGGTGAGAGCAAACCCcacaaaactgtttctttcctgttcctttttatgtattctgctgtttcacagtGCATACATATTTCCATACTTACGAGAGAGTATTTGCCTTCTTCATTATGCAGTCCTAAACTAATCAGAGTTTTGGCAGCTTCCTGTACGCTTTTTCTAAGCTTAGTTTTCTTAGCTTTTTCTAAGCTAGTTTTCATCAACAAACACTGTGCTGGCTCATGCCATTCAACATTCCaaagaactttttattttctgcagtatgtttgtgttcctttttttatatGTTACCCCTAACTTGCCCTGACCATATGCTTTCGCAGATTATTAACTTGATATGGTCTGGGTCAGTGAATCAGCTGGCAATTTAATCTCTTTAGAGTTCAAGCCATACATATATCTTGCTCGGTCTTGTGTGCACCTGTGTCATATGTAGTACTTCTTTGCATTGTAGCACTTGCTTTTGGTAGCACTTTTTATTAGTTTTGTGCCCAGATGATTGCTGGACAGTCCCATAAAGCAaaagctaaattattttttgaggacaggaaaaaatgtgtttccttgTCTCATTTTtcatccttaaaaaaatatggTTATTGCAGAGTCAggataaaaatcttttaagaagTTTACGTAAAAATACGTTGGCCTTGTGAGTTGCATTATTCCAAAATAACCTTTTTCTCTCATGATTGCTTTGTGTGGCTCTTGATTTCATTGGTAGCAATCAGGAGTGCGTAGACTGGAGTATGTATCACTCAGAGTTTCATCAGCTGGTTGCCTCGCTACACAGTGCTGGAAATTCTGGCCCCACTGAACCCAGGAGTAAAATATGATTCAAGAAGACTAGGACTGAACCCagtgtttgtggtttgttgtaAAGTCTGTTAGATTGATGTGATTTTTGGTACAGGTGGTGTTTAACAGTACGAATCCTTGACGATGAAATGGTATGTCTGCTAACagcttattttgtttctttctccctgTGATAGGTTTAGGCCATGGGACTTTTGTAGCTGGAGTGATAGCCAGCATGAGAGAATGCCAGGGATTTGCTCCAAATGCAGAACTGCACATTTTTAGAGTGTTCACCAATAACCAGGTAGCTATTTTACATGTGTTTCAATTTCTGCCTTTCCAGATTAACGCTGTATTAATCCTTTCTTTTGGTACTATTGCAGGTACTTGTAAATGttgatgtattttctttgataaATGAGAAGGATACGTAAAAGAGACTTTACTGCAAGATGTTTTACAGTTTCCAAATCTggtatatttttcagaaataatgtgTGGAAGTCTGATCTGTATAGTGTTGGAGCAATCACTCAAATGTACTGGGCATTAGCAATACTAGGATGCCACTGTCACTTTTGtgctttatttcagtgttgtttctcctctctctctgaagTCTGTATCGTCATGGAATCACTAGATTTTCCAATGATagctttccccccccctctttCTTACAAAGGTCTCATATACATCTTGGTTTCTGGATGCCTTTAATTATGCAATTTTAAAGAAGATAGATGTATTGAATCTAAGTATTGGTGGGCCAGACTTTATGGATCATCCGTTTGTTGACAAGGTTAGTATGAGGAAGTAAGGTGGTCATGGTGTTTATATCCCTCACACAAACGCTGAAGTTGCAGAGCTACTTGTTTGCCACAGCTGCTGACAGGTTCTGGTGCTGCTGACAGTTTCTGTGGAGTTTCATTTACATGAGAGAAATTTTGTACAGTATACAGGCTTTTAGGAATATATTTAAggaatgaatttaaaaaaaaacaaacataactCAAATATTCACCGAGCTGTGGAAGCATGCCCTTTTACAAAATGCTGTATGCACTGCTAGGAAGCATGACTCCCAAGCAGGCAACTAAGTGGGTCCTTAACAGAAGAAGCTTAACTGAAATCCACccttggttttgtggttttttttttttttttttttttttaaatctctgcatGGTTAGTTTATTTCATGGTAAAAATATGGATAGTGTGAATTTAGCAGCAAATTGCTTAAGAAGAAATAGGTAAAAAGTACAGGTACTTGATTCAGCTATGTGATAAGAGATTTGTTTCAGGATAAAATGGAATTAGGTTTTTGTCTTTGTAAATGTCATGGTTCCCTGAATTGTTGATCTGTCTTTCAAAACCACTAAGtgaattaatttacatttttaaaaaggataaaatctttctttgtaaaGGGTAATTAAAGGGATTTGAGGCATAGAAATTCTTCCGTTTTTTATGATAACCTGCATTGAAATCTAGTTCGACAGCAACTTCACTACTCTCCCCAGAGTATTACTTGAGGGGATTCAGAGTAACTTGACTTTGGCATCTGGAGTACTTTGTTATGGACAGGAGTTTTTCCTTTGGTGTAACCTAAATACATACTGTCAGCAATGTTGCTGTTGAGGCTGGGTTATTGGTCACATAATCTTAAGAAAGTTTGGAACTTAATATACCGGTGAGATGTATTTTATAAGTCTCAGTAAGAAAGGGGGGTTGGACTAACCATTTGCTTATGTCAGGCCCTATGGAGCGTATGTTTGTTAGAAaagtctcttcatttttttgtagGTGTGGGAACTGACAGCTAACAATGTCATCATGGTCTCTGCTATTGGCAATGATGGCCCTTTGTATGGGTAAGTTTCAATGACcacttcaaagaaa from Pelecanus crispus isolate bPelCri1 chromosome 8, bPelCri1.pri, whole genome shotgun sequence encodes the following:
- the HSDL1 gene encoding inactive hydroxysteroid dehydrogenase-like protein 1 encodes the protein MAAVDRFYLLYREISRSCNFYVEALAIVGAWYTVRKCVSLMFDTYSMLRLHLIPKLGSKIDLVKQYGKWAVVTGSTDGIGKAYAEELAKRGVNIILISRNEEKLEAVSRSISETYKVETDFIVADFSKGREVYPAIKEALKDREIGILVNNVGIFYPYPDYFTNLSEDMLWDMINVNIASANMMMHIVLPGMVEKKKGAIVNVSSASCCQPTPMLTTYGASKTYLDYFSRALHYEYASKGIFVQSLTPFVIATKMVACSSTASERSFFFPSAEEYASHAISTLGLSTRTTGYWKHAIKFTLGERLPEWIWAWFAMYFSRIVRKEALTCKVK